One part of the Arvicanthis niloticus isolate mArvNil1 chromosome 15, mArvNil1.pat.X, whole genome shotgun sequence genome encodes these proteins:
- the LOC117720655 gene encoding large ribosomal subunit protein uL22, with translation MVRYSLDPENPTKSCKSRGSNLRVHFKNTRETAQAIKGMHIRKATKYLKDVTLKKQCVPFRRYNGGVGRCAQAKQWGWTQGRWPKKSAEFLLHMLKNAESNAELKGLDVDSLVIEHIQVNKAPKMRRRTYRAHGRINPYMSSPCHIEMILTEKEQIVPKPEEEVAQKKKISQKKLKKQKLMARE, from the coding sequence ATGGTTCGCTACTCTCTTGACCCAGAAAACCCCACAAAATCTTGTAAATCACGAGGCTCAAACCTTCGTGTTCACTTTAAGAACACGCGGGAAACCGCTCAGGCCATCAAGGGCATGCACATCCGCAAAGCTACCAAGTACCTGAAGGATGTCACTTTAAAAAAGCAGTGTGTGCCCTTCCGTCGGTATAATGGTGGAGTTGGGAGGTGCGCCCAGGCGAAACAGTGGGGCTGGACACAGGGACGGTGGCCGAAGAAGAGTGCAGAGTTTTTGCTGCACATGCTTAAAAACGCAGAGAGTAATGCTGAGCTTAAGGGTTTAGATGTAGATTCTCTAGTCATTGAACATATCCAGGTGAACAAGGCACCTAAGATGCGCCGAAGAACCTACAGAGCTCATGGCCGGATTAATCCATACATGAGCTCCCCCTGCCACATTGAGATGATCCTCACTGAGAAGGAGCAGATTGTTCCAAAACCAGAAGAGGAGgttgcacagaagaaaaagatatcccagaagaaactgaagaaacaaaagctcATGGCACGGGAATAA